From the Candidatus Krumholzibacteriota bacterium genome, one window contains:
- a CDS encoding DUF5683 domain-containing protein, with protein MKTVIRFLLTLLFLPLFLLITTRSPMAFEGLYCQSGISSELSSISRGDSTGESPHKTGWTMEELKEVLSNETGGRGEEELDWKDKKNARVAMLCALIFPGLGQMYNERPVKAALAMGLETWYLTTILLNYRQEKREKKIRDSYDKWIESDTGDNYISSSWRYHNAWYNEYKARKIDWLWWSSGILVILIFDAYVDAHLHGMDFKVESVSIEQTPGFQISIDF; from the coding sequence ATGAAAACTGTTATTAGATTTCTTCTTACCCTTTTGTTTCTTCCACTTTTTTTATTGATTACTACGCGTAGCCCTATGGCTTTTGAAGGACTATATTGTCAATCGGGAATTTCCTCGGAACTTTCATCAATTTCCAGGGGTGATTCTACAGGAGAATCACCCCATAAAACCGGCTGGACAATGGAGGAGTTAAAGGAAGTACTGTCAAATGAAACGGGTGGCAGAGGGGAAGAAGAACTTGACTGGAAGGATAAAAAGAACGCGCGTGTTGCTATGCTGTGTGCCCTAATTTTCCCAGGCCTGGGTCAGATGTACAATGAAAGACCTGTAAAAGCGGCTCTCGCCATGGGACTGGAAACCTGGTACTTAACCACTATACTTTTAAATTATCGCCAAGAAAAAAGGGAAAAGAAAATTCGGGACAGTTACGATAAATGGATAGAATCTGATACAGGAGATAACTATATTAGTTCAAGCTGGCGTTATCACAACGCCTGGTATAATGAATATAAAGCACGTAAGATTGATTGGTTATGGTGGTCGTCCGGAATTCTTGTTATATTAATTTTCGACGCTTATGTGGACGCGCATTTGCATGGTATGGATTTTAAGGTAGAGAGCGTCAGTATTGAGCAAACTCCGGGTTTCCAGATAAGTATTGATTTTTAA
- the glmS gene encoding glutamine--fructose-6-phosphate transaminase (isomerizing) — translation MCGIIGYIGKNNRVGEILIEGLKRLEYRGYDSAGLAIAKDDSLLIKKTEGKIRKLEEKLIESDLNGTLGIGHTRWATHGPPTTRNAHPHTDCSGRIALVHNGIIENYQTLKTSLQAEGHKFVTETDTEVLAHLIEEFYNGDKLEEAVQKALDLVEGTYGILVISSSEPEKLVSARNGSPVIVGIGEDEYFIASDVAAILKHTRQVIYLKDQQMVVATPEHFSTMTIRNESVDHVVEMVDWDLDMIEKSGFDHFMLKEIFEQPETIRNAMRGRILAETGMSKLGGLNMSDEELREIERIVFIACGTSWHSALIGEYMIEEKARIPVEVEYASEFRYKNPIIEDKTLVMAISQSGETVDTLAAMREAHEKGARCMGICNVVGSTIARESGSGVYIHAGPEIGVASTKAFTSQITVLSLLSIMLGRMRNISLSEGRRIIEALEKLPMQVSQILDKNEEIKTISEKCCYHNNFLYLGRGPNYPVALEGALKLKEISYVHAEGYPAAEMKHGPIALIDENMPVVIICPRDSAYQKILGNINEVKARKGKIIAVTTEGDKEIINMADHVIYIPETLDFLYPILSIIPLQLIAYHIAVLRGCHVDQPRNLAKSVTVE, via the coding sequence ATGTGCGGCATTATCGGATATATCGGGAAAAATAATCGAGTTGGTGAAATACTCATCGAGGGTTTGAAGCGACTGGAGTACCGCGGGTATGATTCCGCGGGTTTAGCAATTGCCAAAGATGACTCGTTATTAATTAAAAAAACTGAAGGGAAAATAAGGAAACTTGAGGAAAAATTGATCGAGTCTGATTTGAATGGGACTCTTGGGATAGGACATACAAGATGGGCCACGCACGGTCCGCCAACTACACGGAACGCCCACCCTCACACAGACTGCAGCGGGAGGATCGCGCTTGTACATAATGGCATTATTGAAAATTATCAGACTTTGAAAACCTCCCTTCAAGCCGAAGGCCATAAATTCGTAACGGAGACAGACACAGAGGTATTAGCGCACCTGATCGAAGAATTTTATAATGGCGATAAACTGGAAGAAGCCGTTCAGAAGGCCTTGGATTTAGTTGAAGGAACGTATGGAATACTCGTTATCTCTTCTTCTGAGCCTGAGAAACTTGTAAGCGCGCGAAACGGTTCTCCGGTTATAGTAGGAATCGGCGAAGATGAATATTTTATCGCCAGTGATGTCGCGGCTATACTCAAGCACACAAGACAGGTCATATATCTTAAGGACCAGCAGATGGTGGTAGCAACCCCGGAGCATTTTTCTACAATGACTATAAGGAACGAATCTGTAGACCATGTTGTCGAGATGGTTGATTGGGATCTCGATATGATTGAAAAAAGCGGATTTGACCATTTTATGCTGAAAGAGATATTTGAGCAGCCCGAAACAATAAGAAACGCTATGAGAGGCCGAATTCTGGCTGAAACGGGGATGTCAAAACTTGGCGGTTTAAATATGTCTGATGAGGAGTTGAGAGAAATTGAACGAATTGTATTTATTGCCTGCGGAACGAGCTGGCACTCGGCTCTTATAGGTGAATATATGATCGAAGAAAAGGCCCGTATACCTGTTGAAGTGGAATACGCGAGTGAATTCCGCTACAAGAATCCAATAATTGAGGATAAAACACTCGTAATGGCAATCAGTCAATCAGGTGAAACAGTTGACACTCTGGCGGCTATGAGGGAAGCGCATGAGAAAGGCGCCCGGTGTATGGGAATTTGCAATGTAGTGGGAAGTACCATAGCGCGTGAATCCGGAAGCGGTGTTTATATTCATGCCGGGCCGGAGATTGGTGTCGCGTCAACAAAGGCGTTCACGTCACAGATTACTGTTTTGAGTCTCCTTTCAATAATGCTGGGGAGGATGCGCAATATATCATTATCAGAGGGGCGTAGAATAATCGAAGCCCTGGAGAAATTACCAATGCAGGTATCACAAATTCTTGATAAAAACGAGGAGATTAAGACTATTTCCGAGAAATGTTGTTACCATAACAACTTTCTTTATCTCGGGAGAGGACCGAACTATCCGGTGGCCCTCGAAGGCGCTTTAAAGCTCAAGGAGATATCATACGTTCACGCTGAGGGTTATCCCGCGGCGGAGATGAAACACGGACCTATTGCCCTGATAGATGAAAATATGCCGGTTGTTATAATTTGTCCCCGAGACAGCGCTTACCAGAAAATACTGGGAAATATCAATGAAGTTAAAGCTCGAAAGGGAAAAATTATCGCTGTAACTACCGAGGGGGACAAAGAAATTATTAATATGGCTGATCATGTAATTTACATACCCGAGACACTTGACTTTCTCTATCCAATTCTTTCGATAATCCCTCTACAATTAATAGCTTATCATATTGCTGTCCTGAGAGGATGTCATGTTGATCAACCCAGGAATCTCGCTAAGAGTGTAACGGTTGAGTAG
- the lepB gene encoding signal peptidase I, whose product MAKKESRKPKHRSKIREYIEIIVTAVFLALIVRTFIIQSYHIPSGSMKDTLLKGDFLFATKFIYGAKVPFVDWRLPAVREPERGDVVIFKFPGDRKTDYIKRCIALPGEVVEIKGKSVYIDGKKLEEDYTKYIRGGKKDYGPARVPEGHIFVLGDNRDNSYDSRFWGPLDKKLLRGEALFLYFSIDYQNHWPRFSRIGDLIK is encoded by the coding sequence ATGGCTAAAAAAGAAAGCAGAAAGCCCAAACACAGATCAAAGATCAGAGAATATATCGAGATTATTGTTACCGCGGTTTTTTTGGCCCTCATAGTTAGAACATTTATTATTCAAAGTTATCATATACCTTCAGGTTCTATGAAAGATACCCTTCTTAAGGGTGATTTTCTCTTCGCTACTAAATTTATTTATGGAGCAAAAGTTCCTTTTGTTGACTGGAGGCTTCCAGCAGTGAGAGAACCGGAGAGGGGGGATGTTGTTATTTTTAAATTTCCCGGTGACAGAAAAACAGATTATATCAAAAGGTGCATTGCTCTACCCGGTGAGGTTGTGGAAATAAAGGGAAAGAGTGTTTATATCGATGGTAAGAAGCTGGAAGAGGATTACACAAAATATATTCGGGGCGGGAAGAAAGATTATGGACCTGCGCGTGTGCCCGAAGGACACATATTTGTACTTGGAGACAATCGGGATAATAGTTATGACTCACGTTTCTGGGGCCCCCTGGATAAGAAGCTCCTGAGAGGAGAAGCCCTTTTTCTATATTTTTCCATTGATTATCAAAACCACTGGCCTAGGTTCAGCAGAATAGGTGATCTGATTAAATAA
- the hrcA gene encoding heat-inducible transcriptional repressor HrcA — translation MIDYMEMSSSESEILTKAVDLYIKKGRPVSSKALKNRYKLPVSTANIRTIFHALEEKEFLFKPHVSAGRIPTDSGYRFYVDSIKQRGELKKSIIEEINNGIGEDFGDLRDIMLSASRLLGELTNYMGLMMGVLHSYGHIIRLDIIPKERKSGVIILKLSSGMRKSVYIEFPKQYPYYVLKEANRIINERISECPLEEAAGRLRSFIRESAGVEREITECVTKEAGNLFDWSYDLKYYIGNMDLPRHTPEFEDPIVLKNLVAIMGQRELMLKIMKKRMRHNFVVTIGSENQAVELNRLSVVTHSFCRRDNKGLLGIVGPTRMSYKLVLPILDRMVKELGKQ, via the coding sequence ATGATTGACTACATGGAAATGAGTTCTTCAGAATCGGAAATACTGACAAAAGCCGTAGATCTGTATATTAAGAAGGGCAGGCCGGTTAGTTCAAAGGCGTTGAAAAACAGGTATAAACTCCCTGTCAGCACCGCGAATATCCGTACAATTTTCCACGCTCTGGAAGAAAAAGAATTTCTTTTCAAACCTCATGTTTCAGCTGGAAGGATTCCTACCGATTCAGGCTACAGATTCTATGTTGATTCTATTAAGCAGAGAGGCGAGCTGAAGAAAAGCATTATAGAAGAAATAAATAATGGAATCGGGGAAGATTTTGGAGATTTGCGTGATATCATGCTTAGTGCTTCAAGGTTGCTTGGGGAATTAACAAACTACATGGGTTTGATGATGGGGGTCTTACACTCTTACGGACATATAATAAGACTGGATATTATTCCGAAGGAAAGAAAGAGTGGAGTAATAATTTTAAAATTATCATCCGGCATGAGAAAAAGTGTATATATTGAATTTCCAAAACAGTATCCCTATTATGTTTTAAAAGAGGCTAACCGTATAATTAATGAAAGAATATCTGAATGTCCTCTTGAGGAAGCCGCCGGAAGGTTAAGAAGTTTTATAAGGGAAAGCGCGGGAGTGGAAAGAGAGATTACAGAGTGTGTAACTAAAGAAGCCGGCAATCTCTTCGATTGGTCTTATGATTTAAAGTACTATATAGGAAATATGGACCTTCCCCGGCATACACCTGAATTCGAGGACCCGATTGTCCTGAAGAATCTAGTTGCAATAATGGGACAAAGGGAATTAATGCTGAAGATAATGAAAAAGAGGATGCGTCATAATTTCGTGGTTACAATAGGCAGTGAAAATCAGGCTGTGGAATTGAACAGATTATCTGTTGTAACGCATAGTTTTTGCAGACGGGATAACAAAGGACTTCTTGGTATAGTGGGTCCGACTAGGATGAGTTATAAATTGGTCTTACCAATTCTTGACAGAATGGTCA
- the acs gene encoding acetate--CoA ligase gives MSEEKKTITSMLDEKRKIEPSEEFSSNAYVKNLDEYKAIYNKSKEDLEGFWAEQAEEYIDWSKPWDKVLDWKPPFAKWFQGGKLNISYNCIDRHIENGRGDKKAIIWEGEPEDDAIEYTFKDLKVEVSKFANVLKKHGIKKGDRVCLYMPMIPELAIAMLATVRIGAIHSIVFGGFSAESLKDRIIDAEAKLLVTSDGSFRNGKTIPLKNNADNALKGTSTIENVIVVQRTKNDIEMVEGRDLWWHDEMKDASPDCPVEEMDAEDVSFILYTSGTTGKPKGVVHTTGGYLLYVTLTSKLIFDIKDDDVFWCTADIGWITGHSYIVYGPLSLGATTLMFEGVPSYPEPDRFWDVVEKYKVNIFYTAPTAIRAIAKSGDEWPEKHDLSSLRLLGTVGEPINPEAWMWYYNKIGGGRCPIVDTWWQTETGGIMITPMPGAYPLKPGSATLPFPGIFPKVVREDGSECDVNEGGYLIIEKPWPAMLRTIWGDDERYKQTYFSRFKDLYFTGDGARQDEDGYFWIMGRVDDVINVSGHRIGTMEVESALVSHDSVAEAAVVPMPHEIKGQGLYAFVTLRDGVEKTDELIQELRKHVSTEIGPIAKPDKIQYADALPKTRSGKIMRRILRTIAEGKEDVGDTTTLADPSVVEHLLEERK, from the coding sequence ATGAGTGAGGAAAAGAAAACTATCACCTCGATGCTCGACGAAAAAAGGAAAATAGAGCCTTCTGAGGAGTTTTCGAGTAATGCATATGTAAAAAACCTTGATGAGTACAAGGCGATTTACAATAAATCCAAAGAAGATCTTGAAGGTTTCTGGGCTGAACAAGCTGAGGAATACATAGACTGGTCTAAACCTTGGGATAAGGTTCTCGACTGGAAGCCCCCTTTCGCGAAATGGTTTCAAGGCGGTAAACTGAATATCTCTTATAATTGTATTGACCGTCACATTGAGAATGGACGCGGCGACAAAAAAGCGATTATCTGGGAAGGGGAACCTGAAGATGACGCGATAGAATATACCTTTAAGGATCTTAAAGTTGAAGTAAGCAAATTCGCCAATGTTTTAAAGAAGCACGGTATAAAGAAAGGCGACCGCGTTTGCCTTTATATGCCGATGATTCCGGAACTTGCCATCGCTATGCTCGCCACTGTAAGAATTGGCGCTATCCACAGCATAGTATTCGGCGGTTTCAGCGCGGAATCACTTAAAGACCGTATCATTGACGCGGAAGCAAAGCTCCTTGTTACTTCAGACGGTTCTTTCAGAAACGGAAAGACAATTCCGCTTAAGAATAACGCTGACAATGCTCTCAAGGGGACTTCCACGATTGAGAATGTGATCGTTGTTCAGAGAACCAAGAATGATATCGAAATGGTTGAAGGAAGAGACCTCTGGTGGCATGACGAGATGAAAGATGCCAGTCCGGACTGCCCTGTAGAGGAAATGGACGCTGAAGATGTATCCTTTATCCTTTATACAAGCGGAACTACCGGTAAGCCGAAGGGTGTAGTACATACAACAGGCGGATATCTTCTTTATGTAACCCTTACGTCAAAGCTGATTTTCGATATTAAGGATGACGATGTCTTCTGGTGTACAGCTGATATCGGATGGATTACAGGTCATTCATATATCGTTTACGGACCGTTGAGTCTTGGAGCCACAACCCTCATGTTCGAGGGTGTTCCAAGCTATCCTGAACCGGACCGTTTCTGGGATGTTGTAGAGAAGTACAAGGTAAACATTTTCTATACTGCTCCCACGGCGATCAGGGCTATAGCGAAGAGTGGCGACGAGTGGCCTGAAAAGCACGATCTTTCATCCTTGAGGCTCCTTGGGACAGTTGGAGAACCTATAAATCCTGAGGCCTGGATGTGGTATTACAATAAGATTGGCGGCGGCCGCTGCCCGATAGTAGATACATGGTGGCAGACAGAGACCGGAGGAATCATGATTACTCCTATGCCGGGTGCTTATCCTCTCAAACCGGGATCTGCAACTCTGCCCTTCCCCGGAATTTTCCCTAAGGTAGTCAGGGAAGATGGTTCAGAGTGCGACGTCAACGAGGGCGGCTATCTGATTATCGAAAAACCATGGCCCGCCATGCTCAGAACTATCTGGGGTGATGATGAAAGATACAAGCAGACCTATTTCAGCCGTTTTAAGGATCTTTACTTTACAGGCGACGGCGCCAGGCAGGACGAGGACGGCTATTTCTGGATTATGGGCCGTGTGGACGATGTTATTAACGTGTCCGGTCATAGAATCGGCACTATGGAAGTCGAGAGCGCCCTTGTAAGCCACGACAGCGTTGCCGAAGCGGCTGTTGTTCCTATGCCTCACGAGATTAAGGGTCAGGGATTATATGCCTTTGTAACCCTGCGTGACGGAGTGGAAAAGACAGACGAACTCATTCAGGAGCTTCGTAAGCATGTAAGCACTGAGATCGGTCCTATAGCTAAACCGGATAAGATTCAGTATGCCGACGCTCTTCCCAAGACCCGCAGCGGTAAGATTATGAGAAGGATACTCAGGACTATCGCGGAAGGTAAGGAAGATGTGGGTGATACAACAACACTGGCGGATCCTTCCGTAGTAGAGCATCTGTTGGAAGAACGCAAGTAA
- a CDS encoding citrate lyase subunit alpha has translation MDFTHNAIGRKVPTKVNGRKKKPFKEAFDPEYNDPLAGRPGNASMHTGESKVTTLANVMELIEDGDTISYPHYYRLGDVCLKIIIDKLRETGKKDIRILGNAFFDNCVPWLPEAFKDGTVSGITGSCYRAMGKHVMAGDFLPWVINRYGHGNRVRRFHTGEERVKVAFGPVPIADKWGNANGLMGKPDSWVGPLGLFLADTLWAENVCLLAGEVSDRYLFPRSLSMVDVDFVVPVEDPGDSSGIGSGTLNLDKIRANKFNSVIARQVLDVMQAAETIFNGFNFQVGSGAGLIVLDEIKKILKEKDIKAGFAIGGCTSLHVEMLQAGLIENLLHGQCFETSEKVIKSMLYDHNHYEISTGEYEDVANRENTVNMLDVAVLTALEVDTKFNVNSICANGRILGGIGGAQGVAAGSDLTIMFLPLATGKKEKSLGFPKIVEDVYTVSVPGEVIDVVVTEDYIAVNPESKSSHIDALTSNADKFNLDIVGIDDLRKLSDKKGAEYGKTPPRPELTDIPVEAIEWRDGTLLDTIFKPAE, from the coding sequence ATGGATTTTACACACAATGCCATCGGCAGAAAAGTTCCCACTAAAGTCAATGGAAGAAAGAAGAAACCATTCAAAGAAGCATTTGATCCCGAATACAACGACCCGCTGGCCGGCCGGCCCGGAAACGCCAGCATGCACACTGGTGAAAGCAAGGTAACTACACTTGCTAATGTAATGGAACTTATTGAAGACGGCGACACAATCTCATATCCGCATTACTACCGCCTCGGAGATGTATGCCTTAAAATTATCATAGATAAGCTGAGGGAAACCGGCAAAAAGGATATACGCATACTCGGCAACGCCTTTTTTGACAATTGTGTTCCATGGCTTCCGGAAGCCTTCAAGGATGGAACTGTCAGCGGAATTACAGGCAGCTGCTACAGAGCTATGGGCAAACATGTAATGGCGGGAGATTTTCTCCCCTGGGTCATAAACCGCTACGGACACGGCAACCGCGTAAGACGGTTCCATACCGGGGAAGAAAGAGTAAAAGTAGCTTTCGGGCCCGTTCCTATAGCTGACAAGTGGGGAAACGCAAACGGATTGATGGGTAAGCCCGATTCATGGGTCGGTCCCCTCGGACTCTTCCTGGCCGACACGCTTTGGGCTGAAAATGTATGCCTTCTGGCGGGAGAGGTCTCCGACCGTTATCTTTTTCCTCGTTCGCTCTCCATGGTCGATGTTGATTTTGTAGTACCGGTTGAAGATCCCGGCGACAGCTCGGGAATAGGTTCCGGGACACTGAACCTTGATAAAATAAGAGCCAATAAATTCAACTCGGTAATCGCGAGGCAGGTACTTGACGTAATGCAGGCCGCGGAGACGATCTTTAACGGTTTTAATTTCCAGGTAGGCTCGGGGGCCGGACTGATAGTTTTGGATGAAATCAAGAAGATCCTTAAAGAGAAAGATATCAAAGCCGGATTCGCCATAGGCGGCTGCACATCTCTTCATGTGGAGATGCTTCAGGCGGGGCTGATTGAAAATCTTCTGCACGGCCAATGCTTCGAAACTTCAGAGAAAGTAATAAAGTCTATGCTGTACGACCACAACCACTATGAGATTTCCACCGGAGAATATGAAGATGTGGCAAACAGGGAAAATACGGTTAACATGCTTGATGTCGCCGTCCTGACGGCTCTTGAAGTAGACACGAAATTCAATGTCAACAGTATCTGCGCTAATGGACGTATACTCGGCGGAATAGGCGGAGCGCAGGGTGTAGCGGCAGGTTCAGACCTTACGATCATGTTTCTGCCTCTCGCGACAGGGAAAAAGGAAAAATCCCTTGGCTTTCCAAAAATAGTCGAAGATGTCTACACAGTATCTGTGCCGGGAGAGGTGATTGACGTAGTTGTCACGGAAGACTATATCGCGGTAAACCCCGAAAGTAAATCAAGCCATATTGACGCTCTCACTTCCAACGCGGATAAGTTTAACCTCGATATCGTAGGTATTGACGATTTGCGGAAATTGTCCGATAAAAAGGGCGCGGAGTATGGTAAAACTCCGCCTCGCCCGGAACTGACGGATATTCCGGTTGAAGCAATCGAATGGCGCGACGGCACACTGCTTGACACAATCTTTAAACCCGCTGAATGA
- the glmM gene encoding phosphoglucosamine mutase has protein sequence MKIDKSLMISISGIRGLLSSGMNPETVSRFTAAYAAELNQGRVIVGRDARASGASLMSAVCSSLQFMGFDVVNLGIAATPTVEIMVDELKAEGGIIVTASHNGPDWNALKFLDSNGEFLSSEEIDKIKQRVESDEHLFSEPDMFGQCKPYENSDTVHINRILKLDCIDIEQIKSSNVKAVVDCVNGAGSRIIPSLLGKLGVTVVELYTDVDAPFPHIPEPTPANLGDLSKAVVREKADIGFACDPDADRLVLVDESGSVCSEELTLSLAAEFVLTFEKGPVVANLSTTRLMDDIAELYNVSLHRSSVGEANVIELMKRTNAVIGGEGNGGVIYPEVHYGRDAATGIALILQLLSNQGLTLGEKLSKMPRYHIVKKKHTYEGDFSVLMKEAEKLFNGKINTTDGIRIDMDKGWIHLRISNTEPVVRVIAEARSEKMTEDILRRADHLFS, from the coding sequence GTGAAGATCGACAAGTCACTTATGATAAGTATTTCCGGTATCCGGGGGTTGCTGAGCAGTGGTATGAACCCTGAAACAGTATCGAGATTTACCGCAGCTTACGCGGCTGAATTAAATCAGGGAAGGGTGATTGTAGGGAGGGATGCCAGGGCTTCCGGGGCTTCTCTTATGTCTGCCGTTTGTTCTTCTCTGCAATTTATGGGGTTTGATGTTGTGAATCTGGGCATTGCAGCCACTCCCACGGTTGAGATAATGGTAGATGAACTCAAAGCTGAAGGTGGAATAATCGTTACAGCCAGCCATAATGGACCGGACTGGAACGCCCTGAAATTCCTAGACAGTAACGGAGAGTTTTTATCTTCTGAAGAAATAGATAAAATTAAACAGCGTGTAGAAAGTGATGAACATTTGTTTTCTGAGCCTGATATGTTCGGTCAATGTAAGCCTTACGAAAATAGTGATACTGTGCATATAAACCGGATACTCAAACTTGACTGTATAGATATAGAACAGATTAAGTCGTCGAATGTAAAAGCCGTTGTTGATTGTGTTAATGGAGCCGGGAGCAGGATTATACCATCGCTTCTTGGAAAACTTGGTGTTACCGTAGTTGAGCTCTACACGGATGTTGACGCGCCGTTTCCACATATACCGGAACCGACACCCGCGAACCTCGGTGATCTCTCGAAGGCCGTTGTCAGGGAAAAGGCCGACATAGGATTTGCTTGTGATCCGGATGCTGACAGACTTGTTCTTGTTGATGAAAGTGGTTCAGTTTGCAGCGAGGAATTAACACTTTCTCTTGCCGCTGAATTTGTTCTAACCTTCGAGAAAGGTCCCGTCGTAGCAAATCTCTCCACAACCAGACTCATGGATGATATAGCGGAGCTTTATAATGTATCACTACACAGATCCAGCGTTGGAGAAGCAAACGTAATAGAACTTATGAAAAGAACAAACGCTGTTATCGGCGGAGAAGGGAATGGGGGAGTTATATATCCTGAAGTTCATTACGGACGTGACGCCGCTACAGGCATAGCGTTAATACTTCAATTACTGTCTAATCAGGGTCTTACACTCGGAGAGAAATTGAGTAAAATGCCCCGTTATCACATTGTGAAGAAAAAGCATACTTATGAAGGAGATTTTTCAGTTTTAATGAAAGAAGCTGAAAAACTCTTTAATGGAAAAATAAATACTACCGATGGCATAAGAATTGATATGGATAAAGGATGGATACATTTGAGAATATCGAATACGGAACCCGTTGTAAGGGTTATCGCTGAAGCGCGTTCAGAGAAAATGACTGAGGATATTCTAAGGAGAGCTGATCACTTGTTCAGTTAG
- a CDS encoding RidA family protein has protein sequence MKEVIRTESAPAAIGPYNQAVRAGNFLFISGQLGMDPDSGKLAEDLSSQVERVIHNLKAVAEAAGGGLQSIVKTTVMLDSMDDFKEMNNVYMKYFKEDPPARAAYEVSKLPLGALVEIEAVAYFE, from the coding sequence ATGAAAGAAGTTATTAGAACCGAGTCGGCTCCAGCAGCAATAGGACCCTACAATCAGGCTGTTCGTGCGGGAAATTTCCTTTTTATCTCAGGCCAACTTGGTATGGATCCCGATAGCGGAAAATTGGCTGAAGATCTGTCAAGTCAGGTTGAGCGGGTTATACATAACCTCAAAGCAGTAGCTGAAGCTGCCGGAGGGGGGCTTCAATCAATAGTAAAAACTACTGTAATGCTTGATTCAATGGACGACTTTAAGGAAATGAATAATGTTTATATGAAGTATTTCAAGGAAGATCCTCCTGCAAGAGCAGCATATGAGGTATCTAAACTTCCCCTGGGAGCCTTAGTCGAAATTGAAGCTGTCGCGTATTTTGAATAA